In the genome of Desulfuromonas sp. DDH964, one region contains:
- a CDS encoding metallophosphoesterase family protein, producing the protein MQRIGVLSDTHLHGFATGGAFLEGLVTRYFGDAEIILHAGDLVDPDVLLGLSDRTIFQVRGNLDPPRRNLPQRRILEIGGFRIGLIHGWGPPDGVAGKVLEAFRGEALDCLVFGHSHLPCCERREGVLLFNPGSPSDRRQAPWHSVGLLELGTTIEGRIINIDSD; encoded by the coding sequence ATGCAACGCATCGGCGTACTTTCAGATACCCACCTGCACGGATTCGCCACCGGCGGGGCGTTCCTGGAGGGACTGGTGACCCGCTACTTCGGGGATGCCGAAATCATCCTGCACGCGGGTGATCTCGTCGATCCGGATGTACTGCTCGGGTTGAGCGACCGGACCATTTTCCAGGTGCGCGGGAACCTCGATCCGCCCCGCCGCAACCTGCCGCAACGACGGATCCTTGAAATCGGCGGTTTCCGCATCGGGCTGATTCATGGCTGGGGTCCTCCCGATGGAGTGGCCGGCAAGGTGCTGGAAGCATTCCGGGGGGAGGCCCTGGACTGCCTGGTTTTCGGCCACAGTCATCTCCCGTGCTGCGAACGCCGGGAAGGCGTGTTACTCTTCAATCCCGGGAGTCCCAGCGATCGCCGCCAGGCCCCCTGGCATTCGGTCGGTCTGCTCGAACTCGGGACGACCATCGAGGGGCGGATCATCAACATCGACAGTGACTGA
- a CDS encoding HIT family protein, whose protein sequence is MERLWAPWRLDYIQGEKGEGDCIFCLGDRAAEDSARLVLARTPLACVLMNRYPYSNGHLLIAPHRHTSDLDSLGEAEVLDMHRLLCRSRQVLAERVGAQGFNIGMNLGQIAGAGIAEHLHLHIVPRWSGDTNFMPVFADVRVIPQHLLTTYELLRDGFPGSE, encoded by the coding sequence ATGGAACGGCTCTGGGCGCCCTGGCGGCTCGACTATATCCAGGGTGAAAAAGGGGAAGGCGACTGCATCTTCTGTCTCGGCGACCGGGCTGCTGAAGATTCAGCGCGCCTGGTCCTCGCCCGTACCCCCCTGGCCTGTGTCCTGATGAACCGTTATCCTTACAGCAATGGCCACCTCCTGATAGCTCCTCATCGGCACACTTCGGACCTGGACAGTCTGGGCGAGGCCGAGGTACTCGACATGCACCGTCTGCTGTGCCGCAGCCGCCAGGTTCTTGCCGAACGGGTCGGCGCCCAGGGTTTCAATATCGGCATGAACCTTGGCCAGATCGCCGGGGCCGGGATTGCCGAACACCTCCACCTTCACATTGTTCCGCGCTGGAGCGGTGACACCAATTTCATGCCGGTCTTTGCCGATGTGCGGGTTATCCCGCAGCACCTGCTGACGACCTACGAACTGCTGCGTGACGGCTTTCCCGGGAGCGAATAA
- a CDS encoding lipopolysaccharide assembly protein LapA domain-containing protein, with protein MTIFRNIMALLILGLVLFLALTNAAPVRVSAFGYQTPELPLFVFLLVFFALGYLLAALVGAVRQTALRRQIARLERELARGAGRNSASPAAAGGADNEN; from the coding sequence ATGACGATTTTTCGCAACATCATGGCCTTGCTGATCCTCGGCCTGGTGCTTTTCCTCGCCCTGACCAACGCCGCGCCGGTGCGGGTCAGCGCCTTTGGCTACCAGACCCCGGAACTCCCCCTCTTTGTCTTCCTGCTGGTCTTTTTTGCTCTCGGTTACCTCCTTGCGGCACTGGTCGGGGCGGTGCGCCAGACTGCCCTGCGGCGCCAGATTGCCCGGCTCGAACGGGAACTGGCGCGAGGCGCCGGCCGCAATTCCGCCTCCCCGGCGGCAGCGGGGGGAGCAGACAACGAAAACTGA
- a CDS encoding MotA/TolQ/ExbB proton channel family protein, whose translation MLEIFQKGGPLMYPILFCSVLGLAIFLERILAFYRFRRGSEELIREVVSLLGAKRLVEAVAACQRADTPLGRVVFAALRAAGRTRTQIKEVTEEAGRREAAPLERYLGLLGTIASLSPLLGLLGTVLGMIQAFNVIATQGVGTPATLGGGISQALITTAAGLAVAIPTILLHKYLSGRLDRLLLEMEGWSLQIVDLLGSEES comes from the coding sequence ATGCTGGAGATTTTTCAAAAGGGCGGGCCGCTCATGTACCCGATCCTCTTCTGTTCGGTCCTCGGTCTGGCCATTTTTCTGGAACGGATCCTGGCCTTTTATCGCTTCCGCCGCGGAAGCGAAGAACTGATTCGGGAGGTGGTCAGCCTGCTCGGAGCCAAGCGTCTGGTCGAAGCGGTGGCGGCCTGCCAGCGCGCCGATACGCCGCTCGGGCGGGTGGTCTTCGCCGCCCTGCGTGCCGCCGGTCGCACCCGCACCCAGATCAAGGAGGTCACCGAGGAAGCCGGCCGCCGGGAGGCTGCCCCCCTAGAACGCTACCTCGGCCTGCTCGGCACCATTGCCTCCCTCTCCCCGCTGCTGGGATTGCTGGGGACCGTGCTGGGGATGATCCAGGCCTTCAATGTCATCGCCACCCAGGGGGTCGGTACCCCGGCGACCCTCGGTGGCGGCATCTCCCAGGCGCTGATCACCACCGCGGCCGGGCTGGCCGTGGCGATCCCCACTATCCTGCTGCACAAGTATCTCTCCGGGCGTCTCGACCGGCTGTTGCTGGAGATGGAAGGCTGGTCGCTGCAGATCGTTGATCTTCTCGGCAGCGAGGAGAGCTGA
- a CDS encoding ExbD/TolR family protein, with protein MAWLRKRRDEPKVDLTSMVDVVFLLLIFFMISTTFVENPGLTIRLPESGAKRSDAEPKEVKVYLSSAGKISLGDEAVTLAELRRRLDAFGPRGAAMTFVLYADTESRHGQVVELMDAARAAGFGKLAIATDPKAPR; from the coding sequence ATGGCCTGGCTGCGCAAACGGCGCGATGAGCCGAAGGTCGACCTGACCTCGATGGTCGATGTCGTCTTTCTGCTGCTGATCTTCTTCATGATCTCGACCACCTTCGTCGAGAACCCGGGGCTGACCATCAGGCTCCCCGAATCGGGTGCAAAACGGAGTGATGCCGAACCCAAGGAGGTCAAGGTCTACCTTTCGTCCGCGGGGAAAATCTCCCTCGGCGACGAAGCGGTCACTCTGGCAGAACTGCGCCGGCGACTCGATGCTTTTGGTCCCCGCGGCGCGGCGATGACCTTTGTCCTTTATGCCGATACCGAGAGTCGTCACGGCCAGGTGGTCGAGCTGATGGATGCAGCGCGGGCGGCCGGGTTCGGCAAGCTGGCGATCGCGACCGATCCGAAAGCGCCTCGGTGA
- a CDS encoding ATP-dependent 6-phosphofructokinase yields the protein MKPTIAILTGGGDCPGLNAVIRGVVRAAVLQRGWRVIGIEDGFDGLVGTPRWRELDLAAVRGILPQGGTILGTSNRGNPFAYPVREKGEIVLRDVSAEVVANFRELGATVLITVGGDGTLKIARRLGELGLNIVAVPKTIDNDLQGTDVTFGYNSAVGVVTEALDRLHSTAESHHRVMIVEVMGRDAGWIALEAGIAGSADVILLPEIPYSLDAICAAIAGRRERGSRFSILVVAEGAHPADGGKVVRVSAGENLGVERLGGIGQTLAAQLGARFEMENRVVVLGHLQRGGSPTPFDRILGSRFGVKAVQLVEQGEFGRMVALAGRAVDSVPIAAAVEALNLVDPAGDLCRTAEELGICLGR from the coding sequence ATGAAACCGACCATTGCCATTCTTACCGGTGGCGGTGACTGTCCGGGGCTGAACGCGGTCATTCGTGGGGTCGTACGGGCTGCGGTGCTGCAGCGAGGCTGGCGGGTCATCGGCATCGAAGACGGCTTTGACGGCCTGGTCGGCACGCCGCGCTGGCGCGAACTCGACCTCGCCGCCGTCCGTGGCATCCTGCCGCAGGGGGGGACGATTCTCGGTACCAGCAACCGCGGCAACCCTTTCGCCTACCCGGTGCGCGAAAAGGGGGAGATCGTGCTGCGCGATGTTTCGGCCGAAGTAGTGGCCAATTTTCGCGAACTGGGAGCCACCGTTTTGATCACCGTCGGCGGCGACGGCACCCTGAAGATTGCGCGCCGGCTCGGCGAACTGGGGCTTAATATCGTCGCGGTGCCGAAGACCATCGATAATGACCTGCAGGGAACCGACGTCACCTTCGGCTACAACTCGGCGGTCGGCGTGGTGACCGAAGCCCTTGATCGCCTCCACAGCACGGCAGAGAGCCATCACCGGGTGATGATCGTCGAGGTCATGGGGCGGGATGCTGGCTGGATTGCTCTTGAAGCGGGGATTGCTGGTTCGGCGGATGTGATCCTGCTGCCGGAAATTCCCTATTCTCTCGATGCTATTTGTGCCGCGATTGCCGGTCGCCGCGAACGGGGGAGCCGCTTCTCCATCCTGGTGGTTGCCGAAGGGGCTCACCCTGCGGATGGCGGCAAGGTGGTACGAGTGAGTGCCGGGGAGAATCTCGGGGTCGAACGACTCGGCGGGATCGGACAGACCCTGGCGGCGCAGCTAGGCGCACGTTTCGAGATGGAGAATCGGGTGGTGGTTCTCGGTCATTTACAGCGGGGCGGCAGCCCGACCCCCTTCGACCGCATCCTCGGTTCCCGTTTCGGGGTCAAGGCGGTGCAGCTGGTGGAGCAGGGGGAATTCGGGCGGATGGTCGCCCTGGCCGGCCGCGCGGTCGACTCGGTACCGATCGCCGCCGCCGTCGAAGCGCTGAACCTGGTCGACCCCGCCGGAGACCTCTGCCGGACCGCCGAGGAGCTGGGGATCTGTCTCGGTCGCTGA
- a CDS encoding methyl-accepting chemotaxis protein, producing the protein MRSGLEFERSWSYAFYGVCLGFLAPVGWIALRLILFRDPSIGLFEQIFDDIVRSAESLALYGYMAGGTALVLGTFGYLIGSASQQIHERAARLDELNTTVATQKEEFERRFRDLNNGIKNFHAINNHIQKTSDPRQVMHLAADGLHEILGYDRVNILMVNKERDCLEFTASRGSGNDNVKGLTVPLDERGGALFLAVRDQRLLLVDDITRYPDEFHLKAPCDRIVQLRSRSFILCPIIVRDEVVGLFGVDNKIKRKALDDTDVDTVKLFADQVSSTLTKLELLQAVETLTRELEKTFAELLRYREEHARCDESLYRATSATGASIAEIVHAADVVRHAVDTTRSAASEISVSIEQVSQNLNQLNDFMDRSISAMTEIGNTIKSVEENGARSHSMSETVRRQAEEGRAGVSDTLEGLQGIAGSVDEAVAAIDRLAEKSEEIGTITGVITEITQKTNLLALNAAIIAAQAGENGRSFAVVADEVRSLSQEAANSTGAITAIVEEIQSFTRETVDHIGQTRSLVRQGIDKGNDLEISLQQILQSSEQAMLMAQDIRKATREVSKAVESVSQSIEDLGEMSSQVFVASREQAQGTRSIVKSIEEVVTMADDMAEATTRQQQSTRDIEAAARVVTGMVGRIFQAMEERQAGSREVFERLEKLKAVDSRGA; encoded by the coding sequence ATGCGCTCAGGCCTGGAATTCGAACGCAGCTGGAGCTACGCCTTCTATGGCGTCTGCCTCGGTTTTCTGGCGCCGGTCGGCTGGATTGCCCTGCGCCTGATCCTGTTCCGCGATCCGTCGATCGGCCTGTTTGAGCAGATTTTCGACGATATCGTTCGCAGCGCCGAGAGCCTGGCCCTGTACGGTTACATGGCTGGCGGGACCGCGCTGGTTCTCGGCACCTTCGGCTATCTGATCGGCAGCGCTTCCCAGCAGATTCACGAGCGGGCGGCCCGTCTCGATGAGCTCAACACCACCGTTGCCACCCAGAAGGAAGAGTTCGAGCGCCGCTTTCGGGACCTCAATAACGGCATCAAGAACTTCCATGCCATCAACAACCACATCCAGAAGACCAGCGACCCGCGCCAGGTGATGCACCTTGCCGCGGATGGCCTCCATGAAATCCTCGGCTACGACCGGGTCAACATCCTCATGGTCAACAAGGAACGGGACTGCCTCGAATTTACCGCCAGCCGTGGCAGCGGCAATGACAACGTCAAGGGCCTGACGGTTCCCCTCGACGAACGGGGCGGCGCGCTCTTTCTCGCCGTGCGCGACCAGCGACTGCTGCTGGTCGATGACATCACGCGCTACCCGGACGAATTCCATCTCAAGGCCCCCTGTGACCGCATTGTCCAGCTGCGGTCACGCAGCTTCATCCTCTGTCCAATCATTGTCCGCGACGAAGTGGTGGGACTCTTCGGCGTCGACAACAAGATCAAGCGTAAAGCCCTCGACGATACCGATGTCGATACCGTCAAGCTTTTTGCCGACCAGGTCTCCTCGACCCTGACCAAGCTCGAACTGCTGCAGGCGGTCGAGACCCTGACCCGGGAGCTCGAAAAGACCTTTGCCGAACTGCTGCGCTACCGGGAAGAGCACGCGCGCTGTGACGAGTCGCTCTATCGCGCCACCTCGGCGACCGGCGCGTCGATTGCCGAAATTGTCCACGCCGCCGATGTCGTCCGCCACGCGGTTGACACCACCCGCTCGGCGGCGAGCGAAATTTCGGTCTCGATCGAACAGGTGAGCCAGAACCTCAACCAGCTCAACGATTTCATGGACCGTTCCATTTCGGCGATGACCGAAATCGGCAATACCATCAAGTCAGTGGAGGAGAACGGCGCCCGCTCCCACAGCATGTCGGAGACCGTGCGCCGCCAGGCCGAAGAAGGGCGCGCCGGGGTGTCCGATACCCTGGAGGGACTGCAGGGGATTGCCGGTTCGGTCGACGAGGCCGTAGCCGCCATCGATCGTCTGGCTGAAAAGAGTGAGGAGATCGGCACCATCACCGGGGTGATTACCGAAATCACCCAGAAGACCAACCTGCTTGCCCTCAACGCGGCCATCATCGCCGCCCAGGCCGGTGAAAACGGGCGCTCCTTCGCCGTAGTGGCGGACGAGGTGCGCAGCCTCTCCCAGGAAGCAGCCAATTCGACCGGGGCGATCACCGCCATTGTCGAGGAGATCCAGTCCTTCACCCGGGAGACTGTCGACCATATCGGCCAGACCCGCAGCCTGGTCAGGCAGGGGATCGATAAGGGGAATGACCTGGAAATTTCCCTGCAGCAGATCCTGCAATCTTCCGAGCAGGCGATGCTCATGGCCCAGGATATCCGCAAGGCGACCCGCGAGGTATCCAAGGCGGTCGAGTCGGTGAGCCAATCGATCGAGGATCTCGGCGAAATGTCTTCCCAGGTCTTTGTCGCCTCCCGGGAGCAGGCCCAGGGGACCCGCAGCATTGTCAAGTCGATCGAAGAGGTCGTGACCATGGCCGACGACATGGCCGAGGCGACCACCCGGCAACAGCAGTCGACCCGGGATATCGAAGCGGCGGCCCGGGTGGTCACCGGCATGGTCGGGCGGATATTCCAAGCGATGGAAGAGCGCCAGGCCGGCAGCCGCGAGGTCTTCGAGCGGCTGGAAAAACTGAAGGCCGTGGACAGCAGGGGCGCCTAA
- a CDS encoding cation diffusion facilitator family transporter — protein MAQLSAKIRAASISILTATSLAILKLVAGVMTGSMAVLSSAIDSLLDILMSGVNFLAIRQAEQPADENHPFGHGKYETLATMIQSLVIAGSGIWIIAESISRLRAGVTLTRIDSGIVVLLIGTIASVLISRYLRRVAKATDSSALQADSLHFAMDVYTNLGLMLGLILIRFVAIPWLDPVLSILIACYILFEALRLVRQGLRDVLDEELPAVVRDEVDRLIQAHEHDITGYHNLRTRRAGSQKIMDFHLTVCKHLSVEEAHSIADHLEKRIEADIQGADVTIHIEPCRREHCPGREDCPSDSTRLDEDDQAAS, from the coding sequence ATGGCCCAGCTCTCGGCAAAAATCCGCGCTGCCAGCATCTCGATTCTCACCGCCACCAGCCTCGCCATCCTGAAGCTGGTCGCCGGCGTCATGACCGGCTCGATGGCGGTCCTCTCCTCGGCGATCGACTCCCTGCTCGACATCCTGATGTCCGGAGTGAACTTTCTCGCCATCCGCCAGGCGGAACAGCCCGCCGACGAAAACCACCCCTTCGGCCACGGCAAGTACGAAACCCTGGCGACGATGATCCAGTCGCTGGTGATCGCCGGCTCGGGCATCTGGATCATCGCCGAGTCGATCTCCCGGCTGCGCGCCGGGGTGACCCTCACCCGCATCGACAGCGGCATCGTCGTCCTCCTGATCGGAACCATCGCTTCGGTCCTGATCAGTCGCTACCTGCGCCGGGTCGCCAAGGCGACCGACTCGTCGGCGCTGCAGGCCGATTCGCTCCACTTCGCCATGGACGTTTACACCAACCTCGGCCTGATGCTCGGCCTGATCCTTATCCGCTTTGTCGCCATCCCCTGGCTCGACCCGGTCCTCTCCATTCTCATCGCCTGTTATATCCTCTTCGAAGCGCTGCGCCTGGTCCGCCAGGGCCTGCGCGACGTCCTCGACGAGGAGCTGCCTGCGGTGGTACGTGACGAGGTCGACCGCCTGATCCAGGCTCACGAGCATGACATCACCGGCTACCACAACCTGCGCACCCGGCGCGCCGGTTCGCAGAAGATCATGGATTTCCACCTCACTGTCTGCAAGCACCTCTCGGTGGAAGAGGCACACAGCATTGCCGATCACCTCGAAAAGCGCATCGAAGCCGACATCCAGGGGGCCGATGTCACCATCCACATCGAGCCCTGCCGGCGCGAGCATTGCCCCGGGCGCGAAGACTGTCCCAGCGACTCGACCCGCCTGGACGAGGATGATCAGGCCGCCTCCTGA